In the Candidatus Eisenbacteria bacterium genome, one interval contains:
- a CDS encoding glycosyltransferase family 9 protein, with protein sequence MPALDGARRILVIRHRAGGDLILATPALRALRSALPATRIEVLTARGLSEILEGNPDVDRVLDFDPRSLASQAALYARLALGGYDAVLDLISNPWSAAMSALTRARIRLGYDLAGRRWAYTLALPREPIGPDGRPILRYASEAALDFVRALGIAPRGVGLTFHVCDAAVEAVDRWMSASGVDREKPLIACLPAGSWPAKTWLPDRFAAVMDALAPEGTVVWMWGPGERADAEACRARMRAPSLLAPPTGWQELGALLARCALWIGNDSGPKHVAVALGVPTVTIFGPTNPATWQPPDGPHTVIEVDGLDCLHCNANTCPLPGERHMRCMRDLPAERVISAARTLLRGAAREAPCASR encoded by the coding sequence TTGCCAGCGCTTGACGGGGCGCGGCGCATCCTCGTGATCCGGCATCGCGCGGGCGGCGATCTTATCCTCGCGACGCCTGCCCTGCGCGCCCTTCGGTCGGCGCTTCCCGCGACCCGGATCGAGGTCCTGACAGCGCGCGGCCTAAGCGAAATCTTGGAAGGGAACCCGGACGTCGATCGCGTGCTCGACTTCGACCCGCGCTCGCTTGCATCGCAGGCTGCCCTCTACGCGCGGCTCGCCCTGGGCGGGTACGACGCGGTCCTCGACCTCATCTCGAACCCCTGGAGCGCCGCGATGTCGGCGCTCACCCGGGCGAGGATCCGCCTCGGCTACGACCTCGCCGGCCGGAGGTGGGCCTATACCTTGGCGCTCCCCCGCGAGCCGATCGGCCCGGACGGTCGTCCCATTCTCCGGTACGCCTCCGAAGCCGCGCTCGACTTCGTGCGGGCGCTCGGCATCGCCCCGCGCGGCGTGGGGCTCACGTTCCACGTCTGCGACGCCGCGGTGGAGGCCGTCGATCGGTGGATGTCGGCGTCCGGGGTCGATCGCGAGAAGCCCCTGATCGCATGCCTTCCCGCCGGCTCCTGGCCCGCGAAGACATGGCTCCCCGATCGATTCGCGGCGGTCATGGACGCGTTGGCCCCGGAGGGAACCGTGGTCTGGATGTGGGGGCCGGGAGAGCGGGCGGACGCGGAAGCCTGCCGGGCCCGAATGCGGGCGCCGTCGCTGCTCGCGCCTCCAACCGGATGGCAGGAGCTGGGAGCACTCTTGGCGAGGTGCGCCCTTTGGATCGGGAACGATTCGGGCCCGAAGCACGTCGCGGTCGCGCTGGGCGTGCCCACCGTCACGATCTTCGGCCCCACGAACCCGGCGACGTGGCAGCCCCCCGACGGGCCGCACACCGTGATCGAGGTCGACGGACTCGATTGCCTTCACTGCAACGCGAATACTTGCCCGCTGCCCGGGGAGCGCCACATGCGGTGTATGCGGGATCTTCCGGCGGAGCGGGTGATCTCCGCCGCGCGCACGCTGCTGCGGGGAGCAGCGCGGGAGGCGCCGTGCGCGAGCCGCTGA